The DNA region GCCAGCCCCTCCTCGCCGAGATCCTCCTGGAGGAATTCCTGTACCTCACGGCCGCGTTCGCCGATCAGCCCGATCACCGAGATCGCGGCATCGACATTGCGCGCCAGCATCGACAGCAGCACCGACTTGCCGACGCCGGAGCCGGCGAAGATGCCCAGCCGCTGGCCGCGGCAGCAGGTCAGGAAAGTATTGAGGCCGCGCACGCCGAGATCGAGGGGCGGACCAACCCGCTTGCGTGAATGTGCCGGCGGCGGCGAGTTGCGGTAGGACATCGGCGAGGCGCCCTGTTGCAGCGGCCCCTTGCCGTCGATCGGTTCGCCCATCGCGTTGACGACGCGGCCGAGCCAGGCCGGCGACGGCCGCACTTGACTCGCCGCATTGGCGATCACGGCGCGGCAGCCGCGCCTGACGCCCTCGAGCCCGCCGAACGGCATCACCACCGCGTTCTCGCCGGAGAAGCCGATCACCTCGGCCGGGATGAAGCGGCCGGCGCCGACGTCGATCACGATGCGGGCGCCGACCGACATCGCGTGAATGGGGCCGGCGATCTCGACCATGAGCCCGCGGACGCCGACCACACGGCCATAAATATTGACGCCGTCGATGTCCCCGATCTGCTCCGCGAGCGCCTTCATTGCGAAAACCTTAAGTTTCGGCAATTTTGCGCCGGCCGCTTAACTTCGTGTTTACCCGCATCATTAATCATTGCGTCACTGTCTTTGGTGACTGAGGTCGCTCGCCCATCAGAAGAAGGGCGAGTCGCGAGAGTCGGTTAGGCCCGGCTCTTAATGTGGAAACTGAACGAGCGCAGTTAGGAAAAGCTTCTTCTACGCAATATCTTAGGGCGATTCGACAAAAATTGCACGGTTAGAGCTTGCGTCGAGGAATCAGTTTTTGTTAACCATATCTCGTCAGGATCCGAATCAGTTGTTCAAAGGCGTTTTGTGAGTGCCGCAAGTGCGGCCGACCTGACGCCCGGAGCGGCGACTATAGGGGACTGGCATGCGCGTTTTGCTGATTGAAGATGATAGCGCCGTCGCGCAGTCGATCGAATTGATGCTCAAATCCGAGAGTTTCAACGTCTACACGACGGATCTCGGTGAAGAAGGCGTCGATCTCGGCAAGCTTTACGACTACGACATCATCCTGCTCGACCTCAACCTGCCCGACATGTCCGGCTACGACGTGCTCAAGCAGCTCCGGGTTTCGAAGATCAAGACTCCCATTCTGATCCTCTCCGGCCTCGCCGGCATCGAGGACAAGGTCAAGGGTCTCGGCGTCGGCGCCGACGACTACATGACCAAACCCTTCCACAAGGACGAGCTGGTCGCCCGCATCCACGCGATCGTGCGCCGCTCCAAGGGTCACGCCCAGTCGGTCATCCAGACCGGCGATCTCGTGGTCAATCTGGACACCAAGACGGTCGAGGTCGGCGGTCAGCGCGTGCACCTCACCGGCAAGGAATACCAGATGCTGGAGCTGCTCTCGCTCCGCAAGGGCACCACGCTCACCAAGGAAATGTTCCTCAACCATCTCTACGGCGGCATGGATGAGCCGGAGCTGAAGATCATCGACGTCTTCATCTGCAAGCTCCGCAAGAAGCTCGCCAACGCCTCCGAGGGCCGCAATTTCATCGAGACCGTGTGGGGCCGCGGCTACGTGCTGCGCGAGCCGCACGAGGCCGACGAACGCATTCCCGCCTGACCTTCTGGCCCGCAGCGTTCCGACTTCGCTTTCGACTTGAGCCCCGCCGCAAATGGCGGGGTTTTTGTTTTTAGGACTTACGCCACCGGGATCGCGGTCAAAGCGGCGAGCAGATCCGCGCCCTTCGGAACACCGAGCCCGGTGCAGGCGCTCCAGCCCGGGCCGGCATCGTAGCCTTTGCCGCCGACGCGGTTGTTGCCCTGCACGACCGCACGGAATGCTCCGGGGTTGGAATAAAGCGCGGTGTTGAGAAAGCCTATCTGCTCGCCGCGCGCGGCGACAGCTATTGCGACCAGAGCGGCCCATAGCGGTGTCGCGGCGCTGGTCCCGCTCATCGCCATCGCCTGTCCGTTGACGATGATGCGGTAGCCCGGGCTTGCCGCGGCCGCGCAGGCGACGTCCGGAACGCCGCGCCTGATAGCGCCGTCGTTCTGCGATTTCGGCAGCGTCAAATGCGACTGATAGTCGGGGACGGGAAACGCGTCGCTGATGCCGCCGCCGGTGCCGACCGCGCCGGCATTCCAGACCGCCTCCGCTGCGGCTGATCCATTGCCCGCGGCAGGCACGGGCTGGGTGCCGCCGCAACTCGTCGCATAGGGGCTCGAGGCGGGAAACCAGACATGAACCTTGCCGTCGGCCAGGCCGCTCGTCGCGAGCTGATCACCGGAGGCGAACAGCACGCTGACACGCAGCCGCGCGGCATCGGCCAGCACGGCCTGCATCGCGTCGCGCCCCGGCCCGGTCCAGTATTTCTCGGCACTGCCCCAGCTGACGGAGACCACCTGGGGCGCATGCTCTTCATCGAACACCGCTTGATGGATCGCGTCGGTCAGACCCGCGGCGGAGTTCTCGGCAAAGTAGACGACGATCTTGCTCTTCGGCAGCAGGCCGGCGAGCACCTGGAGATCGAGCGCGATCTCCTGATCGGCGACATCGTTAGTGCCGAAGCCGCCATTGCCGCTCGGCGGCACATTGACGACAACCGGCGGCGGCCGGTTCATGCCGGCCACCGCCATGGCGAGATCGCTCGCGAGATAGCCGCCGCCGAGAGCGATGATGCCGACGCAGGTCGACGACACGTCGCGATCGAGCGGAATGCCGTAGAGGGCCGCGATGTCGGTCGGCCACAGCCCGCTGCCGCTGCCCATGTCGGCCCGGGCCTGCGCAAGCGGCGTCCTGGTCCGCAGCGGCCGTTGATCGAAGCCGAGAATGGCGCGGGTCCATGGCGCGATCTCGGCCGGCACCGTCAGGCCGCCGACGCGCGCGCGAAACGTGCGCTCGCCGTCGCGGTAGGTGCGAAGCGTCGCGCCGAAGATCTCGGCCATCTGCCGCGCCGTGCCTTCCAGCTCGACCGTGCGCGCGACAGGATCGCTGCGGCCGACGGTCAAGCCCCGCTCTGCCGCCAGCCGCACCACGCGGGCGACGGCGCGGGCATGGCTGCGATGGCGCTGGGTCGCGAGCTGGTGCCGCGTGATCGGCAGGGAGAGCCGGGCGAGATCCCCGGCGCTGCCCGTCGGAAACTTGTCGGGGGTGCGCCGCTTCACATAGACCACGATGGGGATCCGCTCGTCGGGATCGACATCGCCGACCAGCGTCGCACCGACAGGCGCGGCGCGGTTGCTGCCGGCAAGCGGAACTCTGCGCTCGCGCGCGCCGGCCATCAGTGCGGTCTCACTTTCCGGCACATGGGCTCGGCTGCGCCGGATTCTGCGTATCGTCGTAGGCGCAGAACGGGATCGACCAGACGAAGTCTGCCGCGGTCGCGATGCGCGTGAGACCTGGTTTGCCTTCGAAGATCGGCGGCTGGCCCGAGAACTTCCAGTACCATTCGGGCAGCAGCGGCCCGAGCGGAGCGATCGGGCCATTCGGGCCGAACGAGAGGAATCCCGCCTGCGACGACGGCGTGCCGTCGGCCTTGAAGGCCGCGCGGCCGTGGCAGGTGATGCAGGACGACGTCGCGACGAAGCCGTCCTCGGTAACGGAATTGCCGACCCTGATGTCGAGCCCGACATTGTCGACGAAATCCACCTGCGACCCCTTCAGGCAGTAGTTGTTGTAGACCGGATCGATATCCGCGCTCGACAGCAACGCCGTCAGCGCGGCCGTCTTGGCGCAATCCGGATAGCCCTGGCCGGCGGTCCGGTTCGACGGCACGAACGCGGTCTGCGCGCCGAAATTGTCACGACAGCCGATGATGTCGCAGCGGCCCGGATTGAAGCGGTGCTCGAATGTCGCCCAGGTCCAGTTCGGCACCTGCTTGCTGATCACATGCATCGAGACCAGGGCGTATTGCACGCCGGCCGCGCTGTTGACGTGATAGAGCTGCGGCACCTGCGCCACCGTCACCTTGTTGTTGGTGAATTGCGGAATGTCGCTGACCGGCAGCCAATTCCCCTTCACCTCGACGGAATCGACCGGAAACGACAGCGCCTTGCCGAATGCGGCCTTCACGCCCGAACGCTTGTAGAGGTTGTTCTGGACGATGAAGTCGAACGTCGGCTTGTTGTGACGCGTTTCCTCCATCTGCCCCTGCGCGGCGCCCGGCGGCAGCGCCGGCAGCAATCCGCCGCTCTGCTGCACGCCTTCGCGCGCCACCTGCGGCAGGATCGGCGGGCGCAGCGACGGCGGTGTCGCAACCGCCGGAAACTGCGGATTGGGCTGAAACAGATCGGTATCGCTCGCCCAGGTCTCGAACGTCGAATTGCTGCCGCCGGCGCGGGTGTTGGCCTGGATGAAGAGCTGCCAGGCGACCTGATCCGGCGCGGTCATCGCGGGATTCGGCGGCGATTGCGCCGCGGCCGAAATGGCGGGAACCAGAAACAGACCACAGACGAGCAGCGTGTCGATCGACCTTCTCATCTTGCTCTCCACATCGGGTTCAAGGTTGGAATCCGTCCCCCATCCAGCTCGCATAGACATCGAGCGAGTCCTGCGACCACCGGTGACCGGGCGGCATGAAGCCGGACGACAGCGCAGCGAAGACGCGGCGTGCATTGGCGTGATCGGCAAAGTCATCATTGGCGGCCGGGTCGCAGATCCAGCCGGCGTCGCCGAGCCGAACGCCCTTGGGGGTCATGCAGGCGACGTCACCCGGTCGAAACATCGGCAGGATGTCGTTGCCAAAACTGGTCGTCATCGGGATCACCGAACCCATTCGCGACAAGCACTTCTGGTTGTATACCGTATAGGCAACCATCGCGAGGGCAGCTGTGAAGCGGCTCACATCCCCGCGCAGCAATTTTCCGGTGGCCGTCCGCGGCCACCGGAGCCCACAGGCTGGATCGAACCGAAGCTTCGCGAACCGCGACCAATCAGCTATAGGATGACCACCTAGGGCTGTTCGGGCGCATCACATGATCCTGCAATCCCTCGCCGGCCTGCCGGCGTTCCTGGTCTATTTCTGCACGGCGCTGATTGCCGTGGTCGCCTACCTCTTCGTCTACACCCGCGTCACCCCGCATGACGAATTCCAGCTGATCCGCGACAACGATCCGGCGGCGGCGATTGCGCTGGGCTTGAGCCTGCTCGGCTTCGTGCTGCCGGTGGTCAGCGCC from Bradyrhizobium sp. B124 includes:
- a CDS encoding response regulator transcription factor: MRVLLIEDDSAVAQSIELMLKSESFNVYTTDLGEEGVDLGKLYDYDIILLDLNLPDMSGYDVLKQLRVSKIKTPILILSGLAGIEDKVKGLGVGADDYMTKPFHKDELVARIHAIVRRSKGHAQSVIQTGDLVVNLDTKTVEVGGQRVHLTGKEYQMLELLSLRKGTTLTKEMFLNHLYGGMDEPELKIIDVFICKLRKKLANASEGRNFIETVWGRGYVLREPHEADERIPA
- a CDS encoding S53 family peptidase → MAGARERRVPLAGSNRAAPVGATLVGDVDPDERIPIVVYVKRRTPDKFPTGSAGDLARLSLPITRHQLATQRHRSHARAVARVVRLAAERGLTVGRSDPVARTVELEGTARQMAEIFGATLRTYRDGERTFRARVGGLTVPAEIAPWTRAILGFDQRPLRTRTPLAQARADMGSGSGLWPTDIAALYGIPLDRDVSSTCVGIIALGGGYLASDLAMAVAGMNRPPPVVVNVPPSGNGGFGTNDVADQEIALDLQVLAGLLPKSKIVVYFAENSAAGLTDAIHQAVFDEEHAPQVVSVSWGSAEKYWTGPGRDAMQAVLADAARLRVSVLFASGDQLATSGLADGKVHVWFPASSPYATSCGGTQPVPAAGNGSAAAEAVWNAGAVGTGGGISDAFPVPDYQSHLTLPKSQNDGAIRRGVPDVACAAAASPGYRIIVNGQAMAMSGTSAATPLWAALVAIAVAARGEQIGFLNTALYSNPGAFRAVVQGNNRVGGKGYDAGPGWSACTGLGVPKGADLLAALTAIPVA
- a CDS encoding DUF350 domain-containing protein, whose amino-acid sequence is MILQSLAGLPAFLVYFCTALIAVVAYLFVYTRVTPHDEFQLIRDNDPAAAIALGLSLLGFVLPVVSAIAHSANVVDCLIWSIIALIVQIIVYYIVKIPVPNLSARIASGEMAAAIWLGLSSLAAGALNAACMIY